Proteins from a single region of Platichthys flesus chromosome 16, fPlaFle2.1, whole genome shotgun sequence:
- the LOC133971230 gene encoding uncharacterized protein LOC133971230 isoform X3 — protein sequence MPDCPRRDNMPAKMKNKKQHRSEPTKRDRKKKTKVSMDKTHKDLRSNRPEFEAFLDQMIQWFSDHQQQVDQHFRLKDADRSGSVNLKDFELGLMSLGPPCQQIQLHMLSELLKTNNTISYKDFEKQLQRLSSKDVNTVMSEDVSGLNTFDPDQPLNPHKDRFVHLSVRLIPFDFSAEHPANFQVVLSSSCRVLSLIRIIQDRVGIQTSRLDVFLNRAATEEVRLPPESYLEECGFRGRAEERPPEVTVYYDYRLEFTDCPLLNCDHYFRSKPDSVARTTGRCL from the exons ATGCCCGATTGTCCTAGACGAGACAACATGCCagccaaaatgaaaaacaaaaagcagcacCGCTCAGAACCGACCAAAAGAGACCGGAAGAAGAAAACTAAA GTTTCCATGGACAAAACCCACAAGGACCTTAGATCCAACCGTCCAGAGTTTGAGGCTTTCCTGGATCAGATGATTCAGTGGTTTTCTGATCATCAGCAGCAGGTTGATCAGCATTTCCGTCTCAAGGATGCAGACCGAAGTGGATCAGTCAACCTGAAGGATTTTGAGCTCG GTCTGATGAGCTTGGGCCCTCCCTGTCAGCAGATTCAGCTCCACATGTTGAGCGAGCTGCTGAAAACCAACAACACAATCAGTTACAAAGATTTTGAGAAACAATTACAGAGATTAAG CAGCAAAGACGTCAACACTGTGATGTCAGAGGACGTCTCCGGTTTGAACACCTTTGATCCCGATCAGCCGTTGAACCCTCACAAAGACAG GTTCGTCCATCTGAGTGTCAGACTCATCCCCTTCGACTTCTCAGCAGAACATCCGGCCAACTTTCAGGTGGTTTTGTcgagcagctgcagagtcctCAGTCTGATCCGGATCATCCAGGACCGGGTCGGTATCCAGACCTCCAGGCTGGATGTTTTCCTGAATAGAGCGGCCACAGAGGAGGTCCGCCTGCCTCCGGAGAGCTACCTGGAGGAGTGTGGCttcagaggaagagcagaggagcgACCTCCAGAGGTCACGGTGTACTACGACTACAGACTGGAGTTCACAGACTGTCCGCTCCTCAACTGTGATCACTACTTCAGGTCCAAACCAGACTCTGTGGCCAGGACGACCGGACGCTGTCTATAA
- the LOC133971230 gene encoding uncharacterized protein LOC133971230 isoform X2, with protein MKTLYFVLIYLISVVNTELMPDCPRRDNMPAKMKNKKQHRSEPTKRDRKKKTKVSMDKTHKDLRSNRPEFEAFLDQMIQWFSDHQQQVDQHFRLKDADRSGSVNLKDFELGLMSLGPPCQQIQLHMLSELLKTNNTISYKDFEKQLQRLSKDVNTVMSEDVSGLNTFDPDQPLNPHKDRFVHLSVRLIPFDFSAEHPANFQVVLSSSCRVLSLIRIIQDRVGIQTSRLDVFLNRAATEEVRLPPESYLEECGFRGRAEERPPEVTVYYDYRLEFTDCPLLNCDHYFRSKPDSVARTTGRCL; from the exons ATGAAGACTTTATATTTTGTACTTATTTACCTCATATCTGTTGTTAACACAGAGCTGATGCCCGATTGTCCTAGACGAGACAACATGCCagccaaaatgaaaaacaaaaagcagcacCGCTCAGAACCGACCAAAAGAGACCGGAAGAAGAAAACTAAA GTTTCCATGGACAAAACCCACAAGGACCTTAGATCCAACCGTCCAGAGTTTGAGGCTTTCCTGGATCAGATGATTCAGTGGTTTTCTGATCATCAGCAGCAGGTTGATCAGCATTTCCGTCTCAAGGATGCAGACCGAAGTGGATCAGTCAACCTGAAGGATTTTGAGCTCG GTCTGATGAGCTTGGGCCCTCCCTGTCAGCAGATTCAGCTCCACATGTTGAGCGAGCTGCTGAAAACCAACAACACAATCAGTTACAAAGATTTTGAGAAACAATTACAGAGATTAAG CAAAGACGTCAACACTGTGATGTCAGAGGACGTCTCCGGTTTGAACACCTTTGATCCCGATCAGCCGTTGAACCCTCACAAAGACAG GTTCGTCCATCTGAGTGTCAGACTCATCCCCTTCGACTTCTCAGCAGAACATCCGGCCAACTTTCAGGTGGTTTTGTcgagcagctgcagagtcctCAGTCTGATCCGGATCATCCAGGACCGGGTCGGTATCCAGACCTCCAGGCTGGATGTTTTCCTGAATAGAGCGGCCACAGAGGAGGTCCGCCTGCCTCCGGAGAGCTACCTGGAGGAGTGTGGCttcagaggaagagcagaggagcgACCTCCAGAGGTCACGGTGTACTACGACTACAGACTGGAGTTCACAGACTGTCCGCTCCTCAACTGTGATCACTACTTCAGGTCCAAACCAGACTCTGTGGCCAGGACGACCGGACGCTGTCTATAA
- the LOC133971230 gene encoding uncharacterized protein LOC133971230 isoform X1 — protein sequence MKTLYFVLIYLISVVNTELMPDCPRRDNMPAKMKNKKQHRSEPTKRDRKKKTKVSMDKTHKDLRSNRPEFEAFLDQMIQWFSDHQQQVDQHFRLKDADRSGSVNLKDFELGLMSLGPPCQQIQLHMLSELLKTNNTISYKDFEKQLQRLSSKDVNTVMSEDVSGLNTFDPDQPLNPHKDRFVHLSVRLIPFDFSAEHPANFQVVLSSSCRVLSLIRIIQDRVGIQTSRLDVFLNRAATEEVRLPPESYLEECGFRGRAEERPPEVTVYYDYRLEFTDCPLLNCDHYFRSKPDSVARTTGRCL from the exons ATGAAGACTTTATATTTTGTACTTATTTACCTCATATCTGTTGTTAACACAGAGCTGATGCCCGATTGTCCTAGACGAGACAACATGCCagccaaaatgaaaaacaaaaagcagcacCGCTCAGAACCGACCAAAAGAGACCGGAAGAAGAAAACTAAA GTTTCCATGGACAAAACCCACAAGGACCTTAGATCCAACCGTCCAGAGTTTGAGGCTTTCCTGGATCAGATGATTCAGTGGTTTTCTGATCATCAGCAGCAGGTTGATCAGCATTTCCGTCTCAAGGATGCAGACCGAAGTGGATCAGTCAACCTGAAGGATTTTGAGCTCG GTCTGATGAGCTTGGGCCCTCCCTGTCAGCAGATTCAGCTCCACATGTTGAGCGAGCTGCTGAAAACCAACAACACAATCAGTTACAAAGATTTTGAGAAACAATTACAGAGATTAAG CAGCAAAGACGTCAACACTGTGATGTCAGAGGACGTCTCCGGTTTGAACACCTTTGATCCCGATCAGCCGTTGAACCCTCACAAAGACAG GTTCGTCCATCTGAGTGTCAGACTCATCCCCTTCGACTTCTCAGCAGAACATCCGGCCAACTTTCAGGTGGTTTTGTcgagcagctgcagagtcctCAGTCTGATCCGGATCATCCAGGACCGGGTCGGTATCCAGACCTCCAGGCTGGATGTTTTCCTGAATAGAGCGGCCACAGAGGAGGTCCGCCTGCCTCCGGAGAGCTACCTGGAGGAGTGTGGCttcagaggaagagcagaggagcgACCTCCAGAGGTCACGGTGTACTACGACTACAGACTGGAGTTCACAGACTGTCCGCTCCTCAACTGTGATCACTACTTCAGGTCCAAACCAGACTCTGTGGCCAGGACGACCGGACGCTGTCTATAA